A stretch of DNA from bacterium:
AGCTCTCAAAGACAAAGAGGCACTTAACTGAATTTTGGCAAGTAGAGCCAGAGGTTGCTTATGCTACACTTGACGACATAATGAAACTGGCTGAAGAATTTGTTAGTTATATAGTTAAAAGAGTAATTGATAAAAAAGGAGAGGAGCTCAATATCTTAGGCCGTGATATTAAGCCACTGGAGAAAGTGAAGCCTCCGTTTCCATACATTACTTATGATGAAGCACTGGATTTGCTGAAAAAACAAAAAGAGGTACCCCATACTTCATGGGGTGACGATTTTGGTGCTCCACAGGAGACTTATCTATCGCAACAGTTTGCGCTACCTGTATTCATTCATCGCTATCCTGCAAAGTGCAAAGCGTTTTATATGAAACGCGACCCAAATAATCATGAACTCGCTTTATGTGCAGATATGCTTGCCCCTGAAGGCTACGGTGAAATCATAGGTGGCTCACAGAGAGAAGATGACTTAGCTACACTTGAGCAAAGGCTTAAGGAATATAACCTACAAAAAGAGCCACACGAATGGTACCTTGACCTAAGAAGATATGGCTCAGTTCCACATTCAGGGTTTGGACTTGGACTTGAGCGCACAGTTGCATGGATATGTAAGTTGCAACACATCCGTGAAGCAATTCCATTCCCAAGAACAATTGATAGAGCATACCCATAAATAGAATAAATGACTAAAAGTCCAACTAGCCTGACGGCAGGCAGGAATACCTAAATACCTAAATGAAAAGAGCTCTGTCTACATCAATGAAAATTGGTGTGTTGATGGGTGGCTGGTCTTGGGAGAGAGAAATATCACTTAGGTCAGGTAAGATGGTGGCTAATTCTTTAAGAAGACAAGGGTTTAAAGTAGTTGAAATAGATGTAGACTATAATATTGTTTCTACTTTGAAAAAAGCAAAAATTGATATAGCTTTTGTTGCGCTTCACGGTGTTCCTGGTGAGGATGGTACAATTCAAGGGCTATTGGACATTCTTGGCATTCCTTATACGGGTTCTGGAGTACTTGCATCAAGTATTTCAATAAATAAGATTATAACTAAAAAGGTGCTTATTGCATCCGGAATCACAGTACCCAAGTATTTTTATGGAAATTTTAACCTAAATAGAATAAAAAAGACACTCGGTCCCCCGCCATGGGTTATTAAGCCTGTGAGCTCTGGGTCATCACTTGGAGTTAACATTGTGAACAAAGCGAAGGAATTAAAATCTATTTTTGAAAAGGTTAAAAGAGAATACAAAGATGCATTTATTGAGGAATTTATTCACGGTCCCCATATTACAGTAGGAATACTTGCTGATAAGCCATTACCTGTACTTGAACTTGCTCCAAAGAGTGGTTTCTATAATTATGAAGCTAAGTATACTAAGGGGTTAACTGATTTTATAATACCAGCAAGGTTACCGAATAAAGTCTACAAAGAGGCGCAAGAAATTGCCATTCGTACTCATAATGCTATTGGATGTAGTGGATTTTCGAGGGTAGATATGATAGTCAGCGATAACACACCTTATGTGCTTGAAATAAATTCAATTCCAGGTTTAACTGATATTTCAGACCTACCCGCTGAAGCTGAGTATGCAGGTATATCATACGATGACGTCATTTATAAAATTCTTGAGTGTACTGTAAGGCAATATTAAATATCAAAACAATAATGTTCCTTACTTCTTATTTCTCACTTCTCACTTTTATCTCGCTTCCCAGAATAAATAGTGAGCCACCTCATTTCTTTCCTTATCGTGGTATTTATTTAAATTATGCTGCAGGAATGAGATTTAAAGAATATTTGCCTTACATCAAAAATAGTGAGCTAAACTGTGTAGTTGTCGATTTT
This window harbors:
- the asnS gene encoding asparagine--tRNA ligase; translation: MTWISDISKYEGKEVTIRGWLYNKRSSGKIHFLLIRDGTGIIQCVVSDKDVSKETFELCGRIVQESSVIVNGIVKKDSRAPGGYELELKDIRVVQLTESYPISKKSHGIDFLLSNRHLWLRSRQQYAIMRIRAEVMMAIQDFFSSHGFIRLDAPILTPSACEGTTTLFEVPYFGNKVYLSQSGQLYAEAGCMAFGKVYTFGPTFRAELSKTKRHLTEFWQVEPEVAYATLDDIMKLAEEFVSYIVKRVIDKKGEELNILGRDIKPLEKVKPPFPYITYDEALDLLKKQKEVPHTSWGDDFGAPQETYLSQQFALPVFIHRYPAKCKAFYMKRDPNNHELALCADMLAPEGYGEIIGGSQREDDLATLEQRLKEYNLQKEPHEWYLDLRRYGSVPHSGFGLGLERTVAWICKLQHIREAIPFPRTIDRAYP
- a CDS encoding D-alanine--D-alanine ligase; its protein translation is MKRALSTSMKIGVLMGGWSWEREISLRSGKMVANSLRRQGFKVVEIDVDYNIVSTLKKAKIDIAFVALHGVPGEDGTIQGLLDILGIPYTGSGVLASSISINKIITKKVLIASGITVPKYFYGNFNLNRIKKTLGPPPWVIKPVSSGSSLGVNIVNKAKELKSIFEKVKREYKDAFIEEFIHGPHITVGILADKPLPVLELAPKSGFYNYEAKYTKGLTDFIIPARLPNKVYKEAQEIAIRTHNAIGCSGFSRVDMIVSDNTPYVLEINSIPGLTDISDLPAEAEYAGISYDDVIYKILECTVRQY